One Synechococcus sp. Nb3U1 genomic window, GCGATCCCGGTGGCCCAGCCGGGGCTACCCCAAGGGGGAACAGTGTATCTGGCGGCGGTGGATGGGGACTTGATGGTGTCGTTTATTCAGTCCAATTTCGATGGCTTTGGCAGTGGTTTGCTGGTTCCAGGAACCGGCATTGCCTTGCACAATCGCGGCACCGGTTTCACCCTCGAATCTGGGCATCCCAACCAAGTTGGCCCCCGCAAACGGCCCTATCACACGATTATTCCTGCCTTTCTTTCCAAAGATGGGATCCCGTTGGGGCCTTTTGGGGTGATGGGGGGAGCGATGCAACCGCAGGGGCATGTGCAGGTGGTAGTGAATAGAGTGGACTATGGCTTGAATCCTCAGGCAGCTCTGGATGCCCCCCGCTGGCGCTACCTACAGGGCAATCAGGTGGTGGTGGAGGCGACGGTGCCAGAATCGGTGGTGCAGGAGTTGGCGGCGCGTGGCCATCAGGTGCGGGTCATGCTCACCGAAGATTACTACGGCTTTGGTCGAGGGCAGATCATCTTCCGTGCCGGGGATGCCCTCATCAGCGCCTCGGAGCCGCGAGCGGATGGCTTGGCTTTGGCCTGGTAGATGGAGGGGATTGGGGATCTCCGTAGCCCACCGGTCTTGTGTTCGGCGGAGGTATCCGGTATAACCCAGTTAGGGATCCCGAGCCGATGGAAGAGCTGCATGGATAGAAGCGGTTATGCTGCGTGGATGCAACTGGCGGCTGGGCTGGCGGCGGTTGGGTTCATGGGATCCCTAGTTGCCTGTGCCCCGGCTCCAATCTCGCCAGCAGAAGCTCAACTTCAGGATCCCGTTCGTCGACCCATCCGTCACATCAGTAAAGATGGCACCCGTTTTGAGGCTTCTCTGGGGGATGCTCGCGCCCTCCCCGCCCAGTTCCCGGCTCATTTGCAACTGCCGCAGGCCTCTGTGGTTTCTTCCGGACAGATTTGGGATCGCGAGGGGGGTATGACCTCCTTAATTTTGCAAACGGCTCTCCCTATGCAAGAGATCAGCACCTACTATCGCCGTGGTCTTTGGGGTCGGGGCTGGGAGATCCTCTCCGATGTTGAGCAGCCGGACGGGATCCGCACCTTAGTTTTTGAGTCTCCCCAGCGCTCGCAGCAGATGCCACAACAGGTGGTGATCCAGGTGGGATCCCCGCGCCAAGGGCCAGACCAAATCGAGCAACGGGATATCCTGATCTTGCTCAGCACTGTACCGGCAGGAGACTATGGTACCCAAGGCGATGGCTCCCCTGTGAAAGGCTGGAGTAAAACTGCACCTTCTCCCCTTCCCTAGAAGATGCCCCTCTACACACAATCCATTCCAATTGCCGCCCCCATCCCCCAGGTGGATCGCTGCATCACAGACTTAGACGTGATGAAACGCTGGCTCAACCCACTGTTGCAGTGTGAGGCCGTTGGATCCCCGGCAGCCAAGTTGGGCAGCCGCTACTGCTTTCGGATGCGGATTCCGTGGGTTTCCCCGCAGTTGGACTGCGTGATCACAGAGCGGGCCGTAGGGTTGGTGCAGTGGCAGTTTGAGGGATTTTTCACAGGAACCGATCGCTGGGAATGTTGGCCCGAATCGGGAGGAACTTTGTTGATCAATCGGTTTGAGTTTCACATTCCCAATCCCTGGGTGGCGGCGGGGTTTCACCTGTTGGCGGCAGGCCTGACGCAGCAGGATATGCGGGCACAGCTACGACGGCTGAAGGCGGTGGCGGAGTCTTTGGGTTAGGCTGGAGCCGAGTAGTAAAGAAATGTGACGGGCTGCAATGACCAGCAACACCGGATTATTTAATCGTCGTTTTGCCGATAACTTCATTCCCCAACCGGCCAACAACAGCCTAGAGATCGGCCAACTGACCCCTGATTTTGAGCTGCCGCGGGTGCAAGGGGATCCCGTGCGCCTATCGGACTACCGCGGCCAGAAGCCTGTGGTCCTGGCCTTTACCCGCATTTTCACAGAAAAACTCTTCTGTCCCTTCTGCTACCCCCACATTCAGGATCTGAAAGCTCGCTATGCCGAGATTCAAGCGCTGGGGGCGGAACTACTGATGATCACCAGCACCGATCCGATCCAGAGTGAACAAATCCAAACCGATCTGCAGCTGCCCTATCCGCTGCTGGTGGATCCCGACTGCACCACCTTCCGACTGTATGGTGTCGGTCAGGCACTGGGGGCACCGCTGCCGGGACAATTTGTGCTCGACCAAACGGGCAAACTGCGCTTTAAGCACGTCTTTTCGTTCGCAGATCCCAATGCCGATACCGATGAGGTACTGCGGGTGCTGCGGGAAGGGCTGGAAACAGGTTGGGATGGCACGCGCAAGGCAGCCCCGATTCCCTTTTTATAGATTTACAGAATGGTTCGATACCATCCGTACACGGGAGAAAGGCTGTGGTGTTCGCTCGTCTGGCCCAAAGTGGGGCGCGTCAGGCCGAGATTCTGGAGGTAGTCTTGCGCCATGGCTGGGATTACATGCGGCGCTTGCTCTCTTTCGGGAAAGCTGGGGAACCCCAACTGCCCCCTCCCATGGTGCTGCGTAATATCTTGGTGGACTTGGGGCCGGTTTATGTCAAGCTGGGCCAGCTGTTGAGCACACGCCCGGATCTGTTGCCGCGTGACTATATTGAAGCCCTCAGTACCCTGCAAGCCAATGTGCCCCCTGTGCCCTGGAGCGCGGTAGAAATGCTCCTGCGCCAGCAGTTGCGCCAACCTCTAGAGCAGGTTTTCAGCAGCATTGAAACGGAATCTGTGGCTGCTGGCTCCATCGCCCAAACCCATCGCGCCTGTTTGAGCAGTGGAGAATGGGTGGCCCTAAAAATCCAGCGGCCTGGGTTGGAAGCAGTGGTGGAACGGGATACCCGCTTGATTCGGAGTATCGCTGAGCTGGTGGCCCAAACGGAATTTGGCAAGCTGGCGGATGTGGTTTCTTTGGCGGATGAGTTCTGTCGGGCCATTCAAGCGGAATTAGATTTCACCCAAGAAGCCCACCATACCGATCAGTTGCGGCAACATTTGCAAGGTAGCCGCTGGTTTGACTCAACACAGCTGGTCGTACCCCAAATTCACTGGCCCCTCACCACTCCGAAAGTGTTGGCGATGGAGTGGATCGACGGTCAACCGCTGCTGGAGGCGGATCGCAGCGACGGGGATCCCCGCAAAATGGCCCGCATGTTAACCCGTGCTTTTTTTCAGCAGATCTGTATTGATGGCTATTTCCACGCCGATCCCCACCCCGGTAATCTGTTTTATCTGGGATCTGGTCGGATAGCGCTCCTGGACTGTGGCATGATTGGGCGGCTGGATCCCCGCACTCAGCAAATTCTGTTGGAGATGATCCTCTCGATTGTAAGTTTGGATGCCCAACGCTGTGGGGAACTGACCTTGGAGTTGGCCCCCCCAGACCAGCCGGTTAACTTGGCCCAATTGCAAAACGACTACGAGCGCCTGTTGCGGCAGTACTACACCCTGAGCGTGTCAGAGTTGGATTTTAGCCAGCTCTTCTACGAGGTACTGCAGGCGGCCCGGCGGAACCACATTCGGATCCCAGGCAATTTGGGCCTCTGTGCTAAAGCATTGGCCAACCTAGAAGGGATCGCCCGCCAGTTAACCCCTGACTACAACTTGCCGGAGCAGATTCGCCCCTTGATGGCCGATGTCTTCCGGGCCCAGTTGGTGGGAGAAGCCCCGTTGCCCTCATTGTTGCGCACGGCGCTGGATTTGAAGAATCTGTCTTTGCAGTCACCCCGTCAGGTGGAGTTACTCCTCAGCCGTATCACCTCTGAAACCCAACGCTGGAACCTGAGCATGCGAGAGCTAGACGGGATCCGCAGCAGCCTGGATAATTCTGCCAATCGCCTTTCCTACAGCATTGTGGTGGGTTCTTTGATCATCGGGGCGGCCATTATTTCTGCCCAAACCCAACGATTTCAAGTTTTTTGGTTGAGCGAGCTGCTCTTTGCGGTGGCCAGTGTGCTCGGCCTTTGGCTGATCATCAGTATTCTGCGTTCCGGTCGCCTGCGGGGTTAGACTCAAGAACCCTTTGTTGAACGTACAAGGAGGAGCCGTTTGCCTACAGGATGCAGCTCCCACTGTAAACCAATGACTTGAGTGATCACGCCATAGTCCTTGTCTCTCTGCAGGAAAATCGGTACTGATGACAAAAACAGAGGCTAAGCGACTGGACTTCTGCTCAGAGAACATCTCCGCCAAACTTATCCGTAGTGTCAAAATAATTCTAAATTATAGACTAAAACCTATCATTCTAATAATAAAGAAATACTATACTCTATATATCTTTTGCGATAAGACATTAGGTAGAAATTTTTCTTTACCTAACTGAGTTTCTAAATAGTGTTGCAGCGCGATAAGGCTTACCGACATTTGTTGGAATTTGCTGGTGTGCCTGCTGTGTAATGTTGCGAAGTCACCTGTCAAGATTTCACAAGGAGTATTATGACCATGATGCGGATTCCACGTCGGTAATTTCTCGTATCTTCTGGTGCAGCAGCTCTAGGAGCAGCTGGAGCCGTTCTAGCAAACCCTAAACGGGGACAAGGTTACTATGTAGCTCAGGCTAGCGGCCCAGAAACTACTGGTATTCGACTGGGCTATTTGCCTATTCTAGAGGCAGCGCCACTCATCATTGCCAAAGAAAAGGGGCTGTTTACCAAACATGGAATGCCAGATGTGGAAGTTCTGAAGCAAGCTTCTTGGGCAGCCGCTCGGGATAACGTAGAAATTGGTTCCGCTGGTGGTGGTATCGACGGTGGTCAATGGCAAATGCCCATGCCTCACCTCATCACGGAGGGCGTGATTACGAAGGAAAACACCAAAATTCCGATGTATGTTTTGCTGCAAACTTCAACCCATGGAAATGGTATTGCCATTGCTGGTAAGCACTTGAGGAAAGGTCTTGATGTCAATGCCTCTAAAGCTGTTCAATACATTGCAGAATTGAAGTCCAAAGGTACTCCATTCACAGCGGCTTTTACTTTTCCCCGAGCCAATCAAGAGTTGTGGATTCGGCTATGGTTAGCGGGTAGTGATATTAATCCAGACGATGTAAAGCTGATTGTAGTCCCTCCTGCCCAAACAGTAGCTAACATGCAGACGGGGATCATGGATGGGTTCAGCACTGGGGATCCATGGCCCTATCGAATTTCTGCAGAAAACATTGGTTTCATGGCAGCCTTGACGGCTCAGTTGTGGCCAGATCATCCAGAAGAATATTTAGCGATTCGTGCTGATTGGGTGGACAAAAACCCTACAGCGACAAAAGCTCTTTTGAAGGCCATTATGGAAGCTCAACAGTGGCTAGACCAAGACAGTAATCGTCCTGAAGCAATCGAAATCCTTTCCAAGCGCAATTATTTGAATGTCCCGCCAGAGATTCTTACTCCCCCGTTTGAAGGTCGATATATTATGGGTGATGGCCGACCAGATATTAAAGATAAGATGATGGGGCCATTGTTCTGGAAAGATGATCGAGGCAGCGTATCTTACCCTTACAAGAGTCATGATTTATGGTTCTTAGTAGAAAATGTCCGCTGGGGATATTTACCTGCTAATACTGACCTCCAGGCCATTGTGAACAAGGTAAACTGAGAAGATATCTGGCGTGAAGCTGCCAAGGAGTTGGGTGTAGCTGAGGCTGATATTCCATCCAGTACTTCTCGTGGTGTTGAAACCTTCTTTGATGGCGCAAAATTTGATCCGAACAATACAAAAGCGTATTTAGACAGTCTCAAATTCAAAAATCTAGCCTAGATACGATTTTGCTGTTCGAATCTTTAAAGAGTTCACTCTTGGTCGTTTATCCATTCTGAGAGATTCATTCTGAGAGGCAACAAACATGACTCAAACATTTGGATTTGTGGGGCGACGTTCTCTTCTCAAAACTGTAGGGGCCTTGGGATTGGGCATGGCAGTTATAAGCAGATCCCCCCTCTTTGCTCAACCAAGTCGCAAGCCTAGCGATCAGCTTACGCCTGATGAGGCATTAAGTCTGTTGATGGAAGGAAATAAGCGTTTTGTCTCTGGAGAGACCCTTCATCCTCGCCAAGGAGTATCTGCGATCAGAGATGTAGCAGCAGATCAATTTCCTTTTGCAGCGTTCTTAAGTTGCGCTGATTCTCGCGTCCCAGTTGAAATTTTGTTTGATCAAGGCTTGGGAGACTGCTTCGTCTGCCGTGTAGCAGGAAATGTTCTTACAAAAGAGGCTCTAGGTAGTCTGGAATTTGGGACGGCAGTTTTGGGATCCCGTTTGATAATGGTATTAGGACATGAGCGTTGTGGAGCAATTGCTGCCGTATTTGGGCGGCAAGAATTACCTGCAACTCAAAATGATATTGCTTCTCTAGTGCCCTACATAGAGCCTGCTGTAAAAACCATCCAGGAGCAGTCTGCGAAAGCTCCCATTCCAGATGATGTAGAAGAGGCCATTAAACTGAATGTGAAAAATCAAGTTGAAGCCTTGTATAGCTCTGTACTAATCTCCGAGTTGGTACAGAAAAATGAGATTAAAATCGTGGGAGCCTATTATGACTTGGATACAGGAGAGGTGAGCATCATCACTTGAGTGATTCGATGCTGAAATGATGAATGGGTGATCTTACGACACAGTTTGGATTGGCCTTGCGGAAGGAACGTTCCTATAGATACAGAATTGAAAGCTGTCGGGGCGTTCTTTCTGCAGGGTAAATGTATTTGAGTGCAAAGTATTCTTATCATCAGCCTTGATCCGCAGTATCGACACCTCCTTTGCCTTTGGAATTGTGTAGATTGGACAGCCCAAGAGATCCGGGATGGGGGAGGTCTTCTTTAGGTAGGCTAGGTAGGCTCCCCACTTGAAGAGATCTGCTGTATGAATGTCTGATGTTCGGCTGAGCCTAAACCCTGTTGTAACACCGACAAGACCTTGGGCATATCTCCAGTCAATAGAGCCACCGGATCCAACCACAATCCAGGAAAGGCTTGACTACGAAGGATCCCTTGTTCATCTGGGATTTGGACTTGATAATCATCTGCTTTTAGACAAAACCAGTCTAGCTGCTGCTCTAGGGTGCGCCAGACAATGTAGTCTTGGATCCCATTGCGGCGATAGGCCCGTTTTTTATCGTGCAGATCAATCGAGGCACTACTCGCTGCAATTTCCACAATGAGGTCTGGGGATCCCTCGATGTAGTCATCTTCACTGACGATAGCTCCCCTGCCAGGCAGAAAGAGCACCACATCTGGCTGAGGTTCATTATCGGGATCCAGCCGTACGGTTGGGGTGTCGCCCAAAATCAAGCCAGGAGTGTAGGCGTTGTAAGTGCCAAGCCACGTCATGATCTGGCCGTGAGGTTGACCGTGGCTCATGATTCGCAGGGGGGATCCCATGATATAAACCACTCCCTCGATCAGTTCCGCTTTCTTGAGCTCAGGCATAGCCTCATACCGCTGTTCAAACTCAGTACGAGTTAGCCGATCCCCATTTTCTAGGGGCGGAATGCGAAGGGTTAGGGGAGACGAGGTAAGCATTAGAGCAGTCAGACTGGGATCCCTTTTGTTCTAACATTGGCTTTCTATCAGTACATCAAGAGTGCCCAAATTAGCCCTTCTAGCTCTGAACCCAGAGGGTATGGTAAAGGGTGAATATGGCAGTGACTTCAACGCGGAATCTCGATTCGGATCAGGATCCCGAATGCCAATATGTTATGGATTAGATGGTTATGGATTAGATGTGAGATCCACTCCCATCAAGTCTCACGTCATAATCGTCATTCGAATGCCCTAGTTCTGCCCAGTTCTGATCTGTGGGACAGACTTGCCGATGTGACTACACCGTGAAGATTCAACCGACGCACGAGGTGAAACAAGGCTGGGATCCCGTGCAGATAGACTTGAAGCAGGAGATAGATTATCGTACAAGCCATCACAATCGGGGTTAGAGCTTTCATCCACTCTATCTGGCATCCTAAACGGGATAGGCCAACGATGAGAACATCATCCACAAGACCGAACAAAAACGGCAGATAGGAAACCAGCAGACGAGGCGAAGTCTGGATGGGATCCTCAGAATCTGAATGCATGTAGAAGGTGGAGAAATCGATAGAAGCATCCATTCGAAAGACAGATCGGGGTTTCGTGAATCATGTCTCTGGGATGGAAGGAAACAGATAAAAAGTTAACCACTAAAAAGTTAACCACGGTTACAGCCTTTTCCAGTAATACATACTACGACCGATGTAGGCCAACCCTTTATCTGACAAGAATTTCTCAAGAATTTCTTCACTTTGTGGCGCACATAAAGTTGGAAAGGCTGTAAACACGTTGAACAGGCTACACGAGAAATGCCTTCTTTATTGATATCTCTAGATTCAGAGCTCTAAGCTAATGGTAGCACATGAATTTCGGGCTCTCATCCTAAAGAAAAGCTCAAGCATGGTTAGTCATCGAGATGACGACGATAGGATCGCGATGCAAGAATCCTGACATAGAGAGCTTTGTTATGCCCCTGTCTTGGCTGGATTTCTCCATTCGTTTAGGGGTCGCCTTTGCCCTGGGATCCCTGATCGGCTTGGAGCGGCAGTGGCGACAACGCATGGCCGGCTTACGCACCAATACCCTGGTAGCGACAGGTGCAGCTTTGTTTGTCATGCTCTCGGTTCTCACCCCGGATGAAGGCAGCCCCACCCGGATTGCGGCCCAAGTGGTATCGGGTATTGGTTTCCTGGCGGGAGGAGTCATTCTTAAGGAAGGCGCCAGTGTGCGCGGGTTGAATACTGCCGCCACCATCTGGTGTGCTGCAGCGGTGGGGGCATTTTCTGGAGCAGGGTATATTCTACAGGCAGCGATTGGAACTGGAGCGGTGTTGATCTCCAACATTCTGCTGCGGCCTCTTGGCTACCGCATTAACCAGCAGCCCCTCAAAGGTACTGAGTTAGAACTGGTCTACGAGTGTTCATTTACTTGCAAAAGCCTGGAAGAAGCTCATATCCGCGCCCTATTGCTACAGGCCTTGGCTCCTAGCCATCTGAAGTTGCGGGCCCTCCACAGCGAAGACCTGGAGGAGAAACCGGATCTTGTCAAGGTAGAAGCGGAAATGGTTACCCAAACCCGCGATGATCAGTCTCTAGAAGTGATCGTTAGCCGTCTGAGCTTAGAACCGGGAGTGCTCGCCGCCAGTTGGCGCATTATCGAACAAGAATTTGGATAGGGCTCCCTTTGCATTGGGCTTGGAGCCTTAGCTGAGCAGTTCCCAACCGGTCAACAGAGCAAAGCCCAGGAATAAGGATCCCCCAATCCAGTGGATCGCCCGTTCAGAAATGTGATTTGCCAAGAATCGACCTCCTAGCACAGCAACCCCCACCATCAGGCCATGTCCAAGGGTTGCCCCTGCCAATACACTGAATCCCGGATGGGCCGCGGCCAAAGAAATCGTAGCCACTTGGGTTTTGTCTCCGAGCTCCGCCACCGCCGTCAGGGTAAAGGCTTCGGAAACAACTGCCCAAGCCCCGCCTCGACCTGCCCCCTTTTCTTCTGCCTGCTCCACGAGCTTTAGGGCTTCTTCCTCCTCTTCCATTTCATGTTGGGGAGTCATTTGGTGGGCTTGCGAGAGCATTTTCAGCCCAAAAGCCAAAAACACCCCGGTGGAGAGGATCTGCACCCAAGTGGCCGGAAACAAGCTGAACAACAACTGGCCCACTGCCACCGCCAGCACCGTCATCACGGCCAAAGCCGCCCATGCCCCCAGAAAAACCCAGCGGCGGGGATGTCGCATGGCTAGAATCAGGGGGGTGAAAAAGGTTTTATCCCCAAACTCCGCTACTGTCACCAGCAGCAAACTCGCCACAAAACCAGCCCACATCTTGTTGCCTCCAACCTCTCTTGTGTGCAGAAGGGGTCACACATCGGAGCGAGGCCGGAGAAGTCAGACAGACTCACCAAGCTCACCCCTGCGTAAACTCAGTGAAAGTCTCGTCACCAGAACGCCAAACTAAGTTGGTTCTGTCTTCTGCACCGGGCCATTGTGGCCAGTATGTCGATACAGAGTGCGGCGAACCGCCAGACTACTCCCTTTCAGAATTGAATCGTAACATGTTGCTTCACAGGTGAGTGCGGCGGAGTCTAATCGTTTGGACCTAATGCCCTCTGAATTTCCTGCGCAGAGGTCGTCCAACCCACGATGCCTCCCTGCGCCCGAATCATTTCTAGGGTAGATTGCTTAAATTGCGGGAAATAACTGGCGGTGCAATCTTCTACCATCAGACATTCGTAGCCCCGATCATTGGCTTCCCGCATGGTGGTTTGCACACAGACTTCTGTGGTGACTCCGGTGAATAACAGATGGGTGATCCCTTGTTTCTGCAAAATGTCTTGCAGCTTGGTCGCGTAGAAGGCCCCCTTGCCAGGCTTGTGAATGACAATTTCCCCCTCAATTGGAGCCAGCTCTGGAATAATCTCGTTGCCCTCTTCTCCTCGGATTAAGATCCGCCCCATGGGGCCTGCATCTCCGATCGTCAGGGATCCTTTGTGCCCCAAAGCCTTACCGCGCCTCCGTTTGCTGATGGGACAATCAGAGAGATCCGGCTGATGACATTCCAGGGTGTGGATGACTGTCAGCCCCTTTTGTCGGAAGAAGTCCAGCAACCCCTTGAGGGTAGGCACAATCGCTCCCAGGTGTACGACATCATTGCCTAAGATCTCTCCAAATCCTCCTGGCTCGAGAAAGTCCCGTTGCATATCGATGATCACCAAAGCCAACTGAGACAGGCTAGGAACCTCATAGTCGTAGGGTAAGGCCGGGATCCGAAACATAGTGCTAAGCAGATAGGGATTAACAAATTACGTTAGCAGCTAACCCCCCCTTTTTTACACCCAATTTTCAATTCCTCTACCGGAGTTGTGGCTTTCAGTCCCCACCCTAATCCCATGCCCAAAATGGGGAAAATGGCCCAGGTTATCCGCCCTGCCGTGAACAGGTTAATCAAGACCAAAAAAATACCAGTCATCAAGTATTGGATCCCAATTTGTCGAATTTTTGCTCGATGTTTACGGTGCTTTTCATCCAACTGCGGTTTAGGCGGCGCAGTCGGCTCTAGGGGGTGGTCAGTGTGAATGGCTTGTTCCAAAATGTCTTGAGAAATTCCCAGTTCAAAAGCCATTTCTTGCAGGTCTTGCGCCGTAAAGGTTTCTGTTTGGGCACGTTGGGATAGGGCACGGGTTAAAATTCGCTCTACGTCCGCTTGAGAATAGTCCGTCATGATTGGGTCTCCATAGAGAATAATGAATCAAAAGGTTTGGGCCTTCTGCCTATTCAAAAAGGGATCCCCTTCGCTAATCCTTAAAGCTTGTTTCTGCCAGCAACTTAGCTTTGACTTCTGAAGGCAAGTCATCCCAATGCACGCCGTCCAAGGCTCCCTGCAAAGAGTAAAGGTAGTAGCAAACCGGGATAGTCACTTCAGGATGGTTGGCTCTGACCCGCTTGTAGG contains:
- a CDS encoding SRPBCC family protein, which gives rise to MPLYTQSIPIAAPIPQVDRCITDLDVMKRWLNPLLQCEAVGSPAAKLGSRYCFRMRIPWVSPQLDCVITERAVGLVQWQFEGFFTGTDRWECWPESGGTLLINRFEFHIPNPWVAAGFHLLAAGLTQQDMRAQLRRLKAVAESLG
- a CDS encoding peroxiredoxin family protein, with the translated sequence MTSNTGLFNRRFADNFIPQPANNSLEIGQLTPDFELPRVQGDPVRLSDYRGQKPVVLAFTRIFTEKLFCPFCYPHIQDLKARYAEIQALGAELLMITSTDPIQSEQIQTDLQLPYPLLVDPDCTTFRLYGVGQALGAPLPGQFVLDQTGKLRFKHVFSFADPNADTDEVLRVLREGLETGWDGTRKAAPIPFL
- a CDS encoding ABC1 kinase family protein, yielding MVFARLAQSGARQAEILEVVLRHGWDYMRRLLSFGKAGEPQLPPPMVLRNILVDLGPVYVKLGQLLSTRPDLLPRDYIEALSTLQANVPPVPWSAVEMLLRQQLRQPLEQVFSSIETESVAAGSIAQTHRACLSSGEWVALKIQRPGLEAVVERDTRLIRSIAELVAQTEFGKLADVVSLADEFCRAIQAELDFTQEAHHTDQLRQHLQGSRWFDSTQLVVPQIHWPLTTPKVLAMEWIDGQPLLEADRSDGDPRKMARMLTRAFFQQICIDGYFHADPHPGNLFYLGSGRIALLDCGMIGRLDPRTQQILLEMILSIVSLDAQRCGELTLELAPPDQPVNLAQLQNDYERLLRQYYTLSVSELDFSQLFYEVLQAARRNHIRIPGNLGLCAKALANLEGIARQLTPDYNLPEQIRPLMADVFRAQLVGEAPLPSLLRTALDLKNLSLQSPRQVELLLSRITSETQRWNLSMRELDGIRSSLDNSANRLSYSIVVGSLIIGAAIISAQTQRFQVFWLSELLFAVASVLGLWLIISILRSGRLRG
- a CDS encoding carbonic anhydrase encodes the protein MTQTFGFVGRRSLLKTVGALGLGMAVISRSPLFAQPSRKPSDQLTPDEALSLLMEGNKRFVSGETLHPRQGVSAIRDVAADQFPFAAFLSCADSRVPVEILFDQGLGDCFVCRVAGNVLTKEALGSLEFGTAVLGSRLIMVLGHERCGAIAAVFGRQELPATQNDIASLVPYIEPAVKTIQEQSAKAPIPDDVEEAIKLNVKNQVEALYSSVLISELVQKNEIKIVGAYYDLDTGEVSIIT
- a CDS encoding Uma2 family endonuclease, with the translated sequence MLTSSPLTLRIPPLENGDRLTRTEFEQRYEAMPELKKAELIEGVVYIMGSPLRIMSHGQPHGQIMTWLGTYNAYTPGLILGDTPTVRLDPDNEPQPDVVLFLPGRGAIVSEDDYIEGSPDLIVEIAASSASIDLHDKKRAYRRNGIQDYIVWRTLEQQLDWFCLKADDYQVQIPDEQGILRSQAFPGLWLDPVALLTGDMPKVLSVLQQGLGSAEHQTFIQQISSSGEPT
- a CDS encoding MgtC/SapB family protein; the protein is MSWLDFSIRLGVAFALGSLIGLERQWRQRMAGLRTNTLVATGAALFVMLSVLTPDEGSPTRIAAQVVSGIGFLAGGVILKEGASVRGLNTAATIWCAAAVGAFSGAGYILQAAIGTGAVLISNILLRPLGYRINQQPLKGTELELVYECSFTCKSLEEAHIRALLLQALAPSHLKLRALHSEDLEEKPDLVKVEAEMVTQTRDDQSLEVIVSRLSLEPGVLAASWRIIEQEFG
- a CDS encoding TMEM165/GDT1 family protein, with translation MWAGFVASLLLVTVAEFGDKTFFTPLILAMRHPRRWVFLGAWAALAVMTVLAVAVGQLLFSLFPATWVQILSTGVFLAFGLKMLSQAHQMTPQHEMEEEEEALKLVEQAEEKGAGRGGAWAVVSEAFTLTAVAELGDKTQVATISLAAAHPGFSVLAGATLGHGLMVGVAVLGGRFLANHISERAIHWIGGSLFLGFALLTGWELLS
- a CDS encoding cysteine hydrolase family protein, whose amino-acid sequence is MFRIPALPYDYEVPSLSQLALVIIDMQRDFLEPGGFGEILGNDVVHLGAIVPTLKGLLDFFRQKGLTVIHTLECHQPDLSDCPISKRRRGKALGHKGSLTIGDAGPMGRILIRGEEGNEIIPELAPIEGEIVIHKPGKGAFYATKLQDILQKQGITHLLFTGVTTEVCVQTTMREANDRGYECLMVEDCTASYFPQFKQSTLEMIRAQGGIVGWTTSAQEIQRALGPND
- a CDS encoding 2TM domain-containing protein, whose amino-acid sequence is MTDYSQADVERILTRALSQRAQTETFTAQDLQEMAFELGISQDILEQAIHTDHPLEPTAPPKPQLDEKHRKHRAKIRQIGIQYLMTGIFLVLINLFTAGRITWAIFPILGMGLGWGLKATTPVEELKIGCKKGGVSC
- a CDS encoding TfoX/Sxy family protein produces the protein MQDSIPLSELKNIGPTVAKRLAEVGVKTVGDLKSVGVANTYKRVRANHPEVTIPVCYYLYSLQGALDGVHWDDLPSEVKAKLLAETSFKD